In Paracoccus jeotgali, the following are encoded in one genomic region:
- a CDS encoding 6,7-dimethyl-8-ribityllumazine synthase, translating into MAMISHCELPLPRFDQPPRLLIVVSPYYREIADGLIAGARGVAEQVGAITDLIEVPGALEIPTAIGMAARSGRFDGFVALGCVIRGETTHYETVCNDSSRGLTLLGLEGHAIGNGILTVETEDQAIVRADPTGQNKGGGAAAAALHLIALSRRYAPRPDRSETGDRDPIRLAGRLEGSPNA; encoded by the coding sequence ATGGCCATGATCTCGCATTGCGAACTGCCGCTGCCCCGCTTCGACCAGCCCCCGCGGCTGCTGATCGTCGTCTCGCCCTATTACCGCGAGATCGCCGACGGCCTGATCGCCGGTGCGCGCGGCGTCGCCGAGCAGGTGGGCGCCATCACCGATCTGATCGAGGTGCCGGGCGCGCTGGAAATCCCCACCGCCATCGGCATGGCGGCGCGCAGCGGCCGGTTCGACGGCTTTGTCGCGCTGGGTTGCGTGATCCGCGGCGAGACGACGCATTACGAGACCGTCTGCAATGACAGCTCGCGCGGTCTGACCCTGCTGGGTCTGGAGGGTCACGCCATCGGCAATGGCATCCTGACCGTCGAGACCGAGGATCAGGCCATTGTCCGCGCCGATCCGACCGGCCAGAACAAGGGCGGCGGTGCCGCCGCCGCGGCCTTGCATCTGATCGCGTTGTCGCGCAGATACGCGCCCCGGCCCGACAGAAGCGAGACCGGGGACCGCGACCCGATCCGGCTTGCGGGACGGCTGGAAGGATCACCGAACGCATGA
- the nusB gene encoding transcription antitermination factor NusB — translation MTSSNRNNDRRQKSSAARLYAVQALFQMEASGQSASQVQREFEKWRIGVEIEGETMPEADEALFVRVLDDVVTWQGRIDQMTDRALVARWPIDRIDPVLRALFRAAGAELVAAKAPPRVVISEYVAVTRAFFPDGPETKLVNAVLDHMARDAQPDAMGDARA, via the coding sequence ATGACGAGCAGCAACCGCAACAACGACCGGCGCCAGAAAAGCAGCGCGGCGCGGCTCTATGCCGTGCAGGCGCTGTTCCAGATGGAGGCGTCGGGCCAGTCCGCCAGCCAGGTGCAGCGCGAGTTCGAGAAGTGGCGCATCGGCGTCGAGATCGAGGGCGAGACCATGCCCGAGGCCGATGAGGCGCTGTTCGTGCGGGTGCTGGACGATGTCGTGACCTGGCAGGGGCGGATCGACCAGATGACCGACCGGGCGCTGGTCGCGCGCTGGCCCATCGACCGCATCGACCCGGTTCTGCGCGCGCTGTTCCGCGCCGCCGGCGCGGAACTGGTCGCCGCCAAGGCGCCGCCGCGTGTGGTGATCAGCGAATATGTCGCCGTGACCCGCGCGTTTTTCCCCGACGGGCCAGAGACGAAGCTGGTCAATGCGGTGCTCGACCACATGGCCCGCGACGCGCAGCCCGATGCCATGGGTGACGCCCGCGCCTGA
- a CDS encoding DUF481 domain-containing protein, with amino-acid sequence MRAIAVLFGATALAASFTLPAFAQSEIATGADVTGVSRVDDRIDDIQEAVQDDFDRSVDRDRFGPGDRRQGLFGGVSMTYAGSSGNNDSQKFALAGRVSYNQGPFAQSVGIGIEFGEDTDGKKDKEEVYAIYDAQYYFNDQFYAFALGRINQDGMVDEDLSDLNAGLLDAQEISELEGRKKRDAFLGFGPGYRIINTQDTAWRVQAGVGVRYTKAVDYTATNNLRSDTETAYIASSRFYHRFNEMVFLTNDTDYLTSDEAGDAITNELGVNFKMSDALATRVSYTTAYEENREIRTDNTLGVSLVYGF; translated from the coding sequence ATGAGAGCAATTGCAGTTCTGTTCGGCGCAACCGCCCTTGCCGCCAGCTTCACCCTGCCCGCATTCGCACAGTCGGAAATCGCCACCGGCGCCGACGTGACCGGCGTCAGCCGCGTGGATGACCGCATCGACGACATTCAGGAAGCGGTTCAGGACGATTTCGACCGCTCGGTCGACCGCGACCGCTTTGGTCCCGGCGATCGCCGTCAGGGCCTGTTCGGTGGCGTCTCGATGACCTATGCCGGTTCGTCGGGCAACAATGACAGCCAGAAATTCGCCCTCGCCGGCCGCGTGTCCTATAATCAGGGCCCGTTCGCGCAGTCCGTCGGCATCGGCATCGAGTTCGGCGAAGACACGGACGGCAAGAAGGACAAGGAAGAAGTCTACGCGATCTATGACGCGCAGTACTACTTCAACGACCAGTTCTATGCCTTTGCGCTGGGCCGGATCAACCAGGACGGCATGGTCGACGAGGATCTGTCGGACCTGAACGCCGGTCTGCTGGACGCGCAGGAAATCAGCGAGCTGGAAGGCCGCAAGAAGCGTGACGCCTTCCTGGGCTTCGGTCCCGGTTACCGGATCATCAACACCCAGGACACCGCATGGCGTGTTCAGGCCGGTGTTGGCGTCCGCTACACCAAGGCCGTGGACTACACCGCGACCAACAACCTGCGCTCGGACACCGAGACCGCCTATATCGCCTCGTCGCGGTTCTACCACCGCTTCAACGAGATGGTGTTCCTGACCAACGACACCGACTATCTGACCTCGGACGAGGCCGGTGACGCGATCACCAACGAACTGGGCGTCAACTTCAAGATGTCCGACGCGCTGGCGACCCGTGTGTCCTACACCACCGCCTATGAAGAAAATCGCGAGATCCGCACCGACAATACGCTGGGGGTTTCGCTGGTCTACGGGTTCTGA
- a CDS encoding MmcB family DNA repair protein, with protein sequence MDDSPLPSQPGFRIARGVSRLLRSLDHAVLSEFVPERGLRVDVISIAANGEIWIVECKSCRADFTGDRKWQSYLDYSDRFFWAVDAGFPDEILPPDTGLIRADAYGGEVLRQAPLTKLAAARRTRLTRDLARSAALRLQMLQDPQGAGQGG encoded by the coding sequence ATGGATGACAGCCCTCTGCCCAGCCAGCCCGGTTTCCGCATCGCACGCGGCGTTTCGCGCCTGCTGCGCAGCCTTGACCATGCGGTGCTGTCGGAATTCGTGCCCGAACGCGGACTGCGCGTGGACGTGATCTCGATTGCGGCGAATGGCGAGATCTGGATCGTCGAATGCAAAAGCTGCCGCGCGGATTTCACCGGCGATCGCAAATGGCAGTCCTATCTGGATTACAGCGACCGCTTCTTCTGGGCCGTCGATGCGGGGTTCCCGGACGAGATCCTGCCCCCCGACACCGGCTTGATTCGCGCCGACGCCTATGGCGGCGAGGTGCTGCGCCAGGCCCCGCTGACCAAGCTCGCCGCCGCACGGCGGACCCGGCTGACCCGCGATCTGGCCCGCAGCGCGGCGCTGCGGTTGCAGATGCTGCAGGACCCGCAGGGCGCGGGGCAGGGCGGCTAG
- a CDS encoding DUF6324 family protein: MGINSESDTAANIQIGPTDRGMVRIYIEGDGVDLPLDFDPDEATEIAEELLAAVEVARAMGSTGKKGKPRR; encoded by the coding sequence ATGGGCATCAACAGCGAAAGCGACACGGCCGCGAATATCCAGATCGGTCCCACCGATCGCGGCATGGTCCGGATCTATATCGAAGGCGACGGGGTGGATCTGCCGCTGGATTTCGACCCCGACGAAGCCACCGAAATCGCCGAGGAATTGCTGGCGGCGGTCGAGGTCGCGCGCGCCATGGGCAGCACCGGCAAGAAGGGCAAGCCGCGCCGCTGA
- a CDS encoding DUF883 family protein, whose product MAQNDHTADKMKSDVKQSAQEAADEARQAARKVADRAGDTADQMRDAGGDIADKVQDMAHTARNRAGEAVEHAKEIGSEYADAAKSEARRLYRQGERRAGEVAEYAGEYYDEMSQMVRRNPAQALGIAAGMGFLVGLILARR is encoded by the coding sequence ATGGCACAGAACGATCACACCGCCGACAAGATGAAATCCGACGTCAAGCAATCCGCCCAGGAAGCCGCTGACGAGGCCCGCCAGGCGGCGCGCAAGGTCGCGGACCGCGCCGGCGACACCGCCGACCAGATGCGCGATGCCGGCGGCGATATCGCCGACAAGGTGCAGGACATGGCCCACACCGCGCGCAACCGTGCCGGTGAGGCGGTCGAGCATGCCAAGGAGATCGGTTCGGAATATGCCGACGCCGCGAAATCCGAGGCACGCCGCCTGTATCGCCAGGGCGAACGCCGGGCCGGTGAGGTCGCGGAATATGCGGGCGAATACTATGACGAAATGTCGCAGATGGTTCGTCGCAACCCCGCTCAGGCCCTTGGGATCGCCGCCGGCATGGGCTTTCTGGTCGGTCTGATCCTGGCACGTCGCTGA
- a CDS encoding phage holin family protein, with amino-acid sequence MFDYVNKLQLALGDKARRTGLKAGAGAALLVGAGFLVAALWSWLAWNLELGPALASLIIAVLFMVIGGIIWMMAKAQHHPMPTTDELKHEVEARLALATDAALDKAKFKAEEAMDSAQARVVSLYDQATGKVRRVVNRTEDKARDLASDAEQMAGTAARKVGLTDDNIDAMRDTVDRAVHSRAAPGIGVAGAFAIGIAIASALKGRSDDDEYDDFDDYDYV; translated from the coding sequence ATGTTCGATTATGTCAACAAGCTGCAACTGGCGCTTGGCGACAAGGCGCGCCGCACTGGCCTGAAGGCCGGTGCGGGGGCCGCCCTGCTGGTCGGCGCCGGTTTTCTGGTCGCCGCCTTGTGGAGCTGGCTCGCCTGGAACCTCGAACTGGGTCCGGCGCTGGCCTCGCTGATCATCGCGGTGCTGTTCATGGTGATCGGCGGCATCATCTGGATGATGGCCAAGGCGCAGCATCACCCCATGCCCACCACCGACGAGCTGAAGCACGAGGTCGAGGCGCGGCTGGCGCTGGCAACCGACGCGGCGCTCGACAAGGCGAAGTTCAAGGCCGAAGAGGCCATGGACAGCGCTCAGGCGCGGGTGGTGTCGCTATATGATCAGGCGACAGGCAAGGTGCGCCGGGTCGTGAACCGGACCGAGGACAAGGCCCGCGATCTCGCCTCGGACGCCGAACAGATGGCCGGAACGGCGGCGCGCAAGGTCGGGCTGACCGACGACAATATCGACGCCATGCGCGATACGGTCGACCGGGCGGTCCATTCCCGCGCGGCGCCGGGGATCGGTGTGGCCGGGGCCTTCGCCATCGGCATCGCCATAGCCTCGGCGCTGAAAGGCCGGTCGGACGATGACGAGTATGACGATTTCGACGATTATGACTACGTCTGA
- a CDS encoding DUF1850 domain-containing protein gives MSCLLAGAAMIALSGGSFSLHWTHSVERIEWREEWSVNSDGLTLTRAAVKGSGAGMEPGPDARREDGWWVWQPDLPPQPELLLAASGATLSGWTLCSGERCAEIGAEPGVPIRLRPCPP, from the coding sequence ATGAGCTGCCTGCTGGCCGGTGCGGCGATGATCGCGCTGTCCGGCGGCAGCTTTTCCCTGCACTGGACCCATTCGGTCGAACGGATCGAGTGGCGAGAGGAGTGGTCGGTCAATTCCGACGGGCTGACCCTGACTCGCGCCGCGGTCAAGGGATCGGGCGCGGGGATGGAGCCGGGGCCGGATGCGCGGCGCGAGGATGGCTGGTGGGTCTGGCAACCCGACCTGCCGCCGCAGCCGGAATTGCTGCTGGCAGCCTCGGGCGCGACGCTGTCGGGCTGGACGCTGTGCAGCGGCGAGCGCTGCGCCGAGATCGGGGCCGAACCGGGCGTGCCCATCCGCCTGCGCCCCTGCCCGCCCTGA
- a CDS encoding TRAP transporter permease, with protein MTIDSHPHTLPDTDLGLHDPLAESFPRSPQGRALFWIAVAFSLYQIAISAHIVNLNSQIQRSIHLGFLLLLGFPLLTLLHGKARPLQVVAWVMGLTGVAIAGYQWVEYVPLMLRAGGINNIDIVVGIVTLVAVFAAAWVVMGPALPIVAGFFLIYALFGQYFPGALQTRGYGLDQVIEQMSFGTEGIYGTPLYVSATYIFLFILFGSFLEKAGMIKLFTDVSLGLVGHKMGGAAKVSVVSSGLMGTISGSGVANVVTTGQFTIPLMKSFGYRPAFAGGVEATASMGGQIMPPVMGAVAFIMAETLGIAYVEVVRAAIVPAILYFASAFWMVHLEAGRRSLRGMAREDLPSARRALREGWYLILPLAVLVYLLFSGFTPLFAGAVGLALTIMLILGASLMLGFPSTVLRTIFWVGIGLMVAYLLSNRQEVALWLIVGALLAVSLFGNGGRATIWQVIESLADGAKTALPVGVACALVGVIIGTMTLTGAANTFGIFIVNVGESSLLLSLILTMLTCIVLGMGIPTIPNYIITSSIAAPALLALGVPLIVSHMFVFYFGILADLTPPVALACFAAAPIARESGFRISLEAIKVAAAGFVIPYMAVYTPALMLQPGGALADSIGLPLAVAYIVLKCGLSIGLWGAAVVGWLGHRLSVPERLLAIAGALTLIAALPMTDQIGFALTALFAALIWWRGRKLAAQA; from the coding sequence ATGACAATCGACTCCCACCCGCACACCCTGCCCGACACGGATCTGGGTCTGCATGACCCGCTGGCCGAGAGCTTTCCGCGCAGCCCGCAGGGGCGCGCGCTGTTCTGGATCGCGGTGGCGTTCTCGCTGTATCAGATCGCGATCTCGGCCCATATCGTCAACCTGAACAGCCAGATCCAGCGCTCGATCCACCTGGGCTTCCTGCTGCTGCTGGGCTTTCCGCTGCTGACGCTGCTGCATGGCAAGGCGCGGCCCCTGCAGGTGGTGGCCTGGGTGATGGGGCTGACGGGCGTGGCCATCGCGGGTTATCAATGGGTGGAATATGTGCCGCTGATGCTGCGAGCGGGGGGCATCAACAATATCGACATCGTGGTCGGCATCGTCACCCTTGTCGCAGTCTTTGCCGCCGCCTGGGTGGTGATGGGCCCGGCCCTGCCCATCGTCGCCGGGTTTTTCCTGATCTATGCGCTGTTCGGACAGTATTTCCCCGGCGCATTGCAGACCCGCGGCTATGGACTGGATCAGGTGATCGAGCAGATGTCCTTCGGCACCGAAGGCATCTATGGCACGCCGCTTTACGTCAGCGCGACCTATATCTTCCTGTTCATCCTGTTCGGCTCGTTTCTGGAAAAAGCCGGGATGATCAAGCTGTTCACCGACGTCTCGCTGGGGCTTGTCGGGCACAAGATGGGCGGCGCGGCCAAGGTCTCGGTCGTCAGTTCCGGACTGATGGGGACGATTTCCGGCTCGGGCGTGGCGAATGTCGTCACCACCGGGCAGTTCACCATTCCGCTGATGAAAAGCTTTGGCTATCGCCCCGCCTTCGCCGGGGGGGTCGAGGCGACGGCCAGCATGGGCGGGCAGATCATGCCGCCGGTCATGGGCGCGGTCGCCTTCATCATGGCCGAGACGCTGGGCATCGCCTATGTCGAGGTGGTGCGCGCCGCCATCGTGCCGGCGATCCTCTATTTCGCCTCGGCCTTCTGGATGGTCCATCTCGAGGCCGGGCGCCGCAGCCTGCGCGGCATGGCGCGCGAGGATCTGCCCTCGGCCCGGCGGGCGCTGCGCGAGGGGTGGTATCTGATCCTGCCGCTGGCGGTGCTGGTCTATCTGCTGTTTTCCGGCTTCACGCCGCTGTTTGCGGGCGCGGTCGGCCTGGCGCTGACGATCATGCTGATCCTCGGCGCGTCGCTGATGCTGGGCTTCCCCTCGACCGTGCTGCGGACGATCTTCTGGGTCGGCATCGGGCTGATGGTCGCCTATCTGCTCAGCAACCGGCAAGAGGTCGCGCTGTGGCTGATCGTAGGCGCCCTGCTGGCCGTCAGCCTGTTCGGCAATGGCGGGCGCGCAACCATCTGGCAGGTGATCGAAAGCCTTGCCGACGGGGCCAAGACGGCGCTGCCGGTGGGCGTCGCCTGTGCGCTGGTGGGCGTGATCATCGGCACCATGACCCTGACCGGCGCGGCCAATACCTTCGGCATCTTCATCGTCAATGTGGGCGAAAGCTCGCTGCTGCTGTCGCTGATCCTGACCATGCTGACCTGCATCGTGCTGGGCATGGGGATTCCCACGATCCCGAACTATATCATCACCTCGTCGATTGCCGCGCCCGCGCTGCTGGCGCTTGGCGTGCCGCTGATCGTCAGCCACATGTTCGTGTTCTATTTCGGCATCCTCGCCGATCTGACGCCGCCGGTGGCGCTGGCCTGCTTTGCCGCCGCCCCCATCGCGCGGGAATCGGGCTTCCGCATCAGCCTCGAGGCGATCAAGGTCGCTGCGGCCGGTTTCGTGATTCCCTATATGGCGGTCTATACCCCGGCGCTGATGCTGCAGCCGGGCGGGGCGCTGGCCGATTCGATCGGGCTTCCGCTGGCGGTGGCCTATATCGTGCTGAAATGCGGATTGTCGATCGGGCTGTGGGGGGCTGCGGTCGTGGGCTGGCTGGGCCATCGCCTGTCGGTGCCGGAAAGGCTGCTGGCCATCGCCGGGGCGCTGACGCTGATCGCGGCCCTGCCGATGACCGACCAGATCGGTTTCGCGCTGACCGCGCTGTTCGCCGCGCTGATCTGGTGGCGCGGGCGCAAGCTGGCCGCGCAGGCATGA
- a CDS encoding TAXI family TRAP transporter solute-binding subunit — MTIRNRLTATLLGLSLTAAPLAAGAADFINVLTGGTSGVYYPMGVALSKIYTEALPDAKVQVQSTKASVENLNLLQQGKGEIGFSLGDSVKLAVEGDADAGFAEPLDKLRGIAAIYPNYIQIVASAESGIKTLEDLKGKSVSVGAPKSGTELNARAILEAAGMSYDDLGKVEYLPFAESVELMKNRQLDATLQSAGLGVASLKDLSTSIPITVVAIPQEIATELGAPYVAGEIPAGTYGGQDEAVSTVAVINFLVSSDAVSEDTAYTMTKSLFENVDELKAAHAAANDIDVQKALQGMPVPVHPGAQKYYDEVGVKAE; from the coding sequence ATGACCATTCGCAACCGTCTGACGGCGACCCTGCTGGGGCTGTCGCTGACTGCGGCACCGCTGGCCGCCGGGGCTGCCGATTTCATCAACGTGCTGACCGGCGGCACCTCGGGCGTTTACTATCCGATGGGTGTCGCGCTGTCGAAAATCTATACCGAGGCGCTGCCGGACGCCAAGGTGCAGGTCCAGTCGACCAAGGCCTCGGTCGAGAACCTGAACCTGCTGCAGCAGGGCAAGGGCGAGATCGGGTTCTCGCTGGGCGACAGCGTCAAGCTGGCGGTCGAGGGCGATGCCGATGCGGGCTTTGCCGAGCCGCTGGACAAGCTGCGCGGGATCGCCGCGATCTATCCGAACTATATCCAGATCGTCGCCAGCGCCGAATCCGGCATCAAGACGCTCGAGGATCTCAAGGGGAAATCGGTCTCGGTCGGCGCGCCGAAATCGGGGACCGAGCTGAACGCCCGCGCGATCCTGGAAGCCGCCGGGATGAGCTATGACGATCTGGGCAAGGTCGAATACCTGCCCTTCGCGGAATCGGTCGAGCTGATGAAGAACCGCCAGCTTGACGCGACGCTGCAATCGGCGGGCCTGGGCGTCGCCTCGCTGAAGGATCTGTCCACCTCGATCCCGATCACCGTGGTCGCCATTCCGCAGGAAATCGCGACCGAACTGGGCGCGCCCTATGTCGCGGGCGAGATTCCGGCCGGCACCTATGGCGGGCAGGACGAGGCGGTGTCCACCGTCGCGGTCATCAACTTCCTGGTCAGCTCGGACGCGGTCAGCGAGGACACGGCCTATACCATGACCAAATCGCTGTTCGAGAATGTGGACGAGCTGAAGGCCGCCCATGCCGCCGCCAATGACATTGATGTGCAGAAGGCGCTGCAGGGGATGCCGGTGCCGGTCCATCCGGGCGCGCAGAAATACTATGACGAGGTCGGCGTAAAGGCCGAATGA
- the grxD gene encoding Grx4 family monothiol glutaredoxin has translation MTEARAQIQQTLDDNKVVLFMKGTKDMPQCGFSSRVAGVLNYMGVEYRDVNVLSDENIRQGIKEFSDWPTIPQLYVAGEFIGGCDIVTEMTLSGELDQLFDKAGIAYNKEASEKIREANA, from the coding sequence ATGACCGAAGCCCGCGCGCAGATCCAGCAGACCCTGGACGACAACAAGGTCGTCCTGTTCATGAAAGGCACCAAGGACATGCCGCAATGCGGTTTCTCCAGCCGCGTGGCCGGGGTGCTGAACTATATGGGCGTCGAATACCGCGACGTGAACGTGCTGTCGGATGAGAATATCCGTCAAGGAATCAAGGAGTTTTCGGACTGGCCGACGATCCCGCAGCTTTATGTCGCAGGTGAGTTCATCGGCGGCTGCGACATCGTGACCGAGATGACGCTGTCGGGCGAGCTGGACCAGCTGTTCGACAAGGCCGGCATCGCCTACAACAAGGAAGCGTCCGAGAAGATCCGCGAAGCAAACGCCTGA
- a CDS encoding BolA/IbaG family iron-sulfur metabolism protein, whose protein sequence is MAMEAKDIEALIRARFPDAQITITDLAGDGNHFAAEVIDESFRGQNRVQQQRAVYAALDGKMDGPAGQLHALALTTKAPD, encoded by the coding sequence ATGGCCATGGAAGCCAAAGACATCGAAGCGCTGATCCGCGCGCGTTTTCCCGATGCGCAGATCACCATCACCGATCTCGCCGGCGACGGAAACCATTTTGCCGCCGAAGTGATCGACGAATCCTTTCGCGGTCAGAACCGCGTTCAGCAGCAACGCGCCGTCTATGCCGCGCTCGACGGCAAGATGGACGGCCCTGCCGGCCAGTTGCACGCTCTCGCCCTGACCACCAAAGCCCCCGATTGA
- a CDS encoding c-type cytochrome has translation MNKYLIGTLAVAAVAVAGWYGAQSLTADDPTPGPVAEGAPMVEVAVPAQLSAQAKQGEGYFNVACASCHGADAAGQDGIAPPLVHRIYEPSHHGDMAFVMAARAGVQAHHWPFGNMPPVEQNLTDGEIGAIIAYVRELQRANGIF, from the coding sequence ATGAACAAATACCTGATCGGCACCCTCGCCGTTGCCGCCGTTGCGGTCGCGGGCTGGTATGGCGCGCAATCGCTGACCGCCGACGACCCCACGCCCGGCCCCGTGGCCGAGGGCGCGCCGATGGTCGAGGTCGCCGTCCCGGCCCAGCTTTCGGCGCAGGCCAAGCAGGGCGAGGGCTATTTCAACGTCGCCTGCGCCTCGTGCCACGGCGCCGATGCCGCCGGCCAGGACGGCATCGCCCCGCCGCTGGTGCACCGCATCTACGAGCCCTCGCATCACGGCGACATGGCCTTTGTCATGGCCGCCCGCGCCGGGGTTCAAGCGCATCACTGGCCGTTCGGAAACATGCCCCCGGTCGAGCAGAACCTGACCGATGGCGAGATCGGCGCGATCATCGCCTATGTCCGCGAGTTGCAGCGGGCCAACGGGATCTTCTGA
- a CDS encoding c-type cytochrome, translated as MRRLAVLLAVVVAGGLWWTRGDSAVARGRVLYDSHCAACHGERLQGQPDWQSPGPDGIYPAPPHDASGHTWHHSDAELDAYIALGGAAALARDGVRFDSGMPGFGDVLSADQIDDILAYIKSHWPARERRFQAERSGRTDG; from the coding sequence ATGAGGCGCCTTGCGGTCCTTTTGGCCGTGGTCGTCGCGGGTGGCCTCTGGTGGACCCGCGGCGACAGCGCGGTGGCGCGGGGCCGGGTGCTGTATGACAGCCATTGCGCCGCCTGCCACGGTGAGCGCCTGCAGGGCCAGCCCGACTGGCAAAGCCCCGGCCCGGACGGGATTTATCCCGCGCCGCCGCACGACGCGAGCGGGCATACATGGCATCATTCCGACGCCGAGCTGGACGCCTATATCGCGCTTGGCGGTGCGGCAGCGCTGGCGCGGGACGGGGTCCGCTTCGACAGCGGCATGCCGGGTTTCGGCGATGTGCTGAGCGCGGATCAGATCGACGATATCCTCGCCTATATCAAATCCCACTGGCCCGCCCGCGAGCGCCGCTTTCAGGCCGAACGCAGCGGCAGGACCGATGGCTGA
- a CDS encoding NADH-quinone oxidoreductase subunit A, with product MTLILIISTALAVSVGLSFLLLSRSQPTTAPQAAPFLGGGTPDTHAWQRYHFRAYTMTLVFIAFEMEMMFMYPWAVVFVTEGLVALVEMGMFLAILSVGILYGWREGVFRWQ from the coding sequence ATGACCCTGATCCTGATCATCTCGACGGCGCTGGCGGTCTCGGTCGGTCTGTCCTTCCTGCTGCTCTCCCGCAGCCAGCCAACCACCGCACCGCAAGCCGCGCCGTTTCTGGGCGGCGGCACGCCCGACACCCACGCCTGGCAGCGGTACCACTTTCGCGCCTACACCATGACGCTGGTCTTCATCGCCTTCGAGATGGAGATGATGTTCATGTATCCTTGGGCCGTGGTCTTCGTGACGGAGGGGCTGGTCGCGCTGGTCGAGATGGGAATGTTCCTTGCCATCCTGTCGGTCGGCATCCTCTACGGCTGGCGCGAGGGGGTGTTCCGGTGGCAATGA
- a CDS encoding complex I subunit 1 family protein: MTALLILSLPLTLALGAWLAASLDRLAPALWGLPAAGPLTPLREAAALLAQQTIRTERPDRLTLLLAPALYLTLAAVGLSVVPLWPGVAPIESPVGIVIWGSCEALTIIAVFLHGWSPNAPFPLIGAYRYVAIALPVMLPSMFVLIAAALPAGSLSVTAIVASQEPLWNVLRQPMGLPLFLLVGLTLTLRGPFDYADGADIADGTSAEDSGAGRALWQFARLSMLVAFSAMAAAVFLGGPLGPWLPGPVWLWLKTAAVMALTVLLGHAVARTSPSRMLGLLWVVALPLSFLHLAIAGVLAL, translated from the coding sequence ATGACCGCGCTGCTGATCCTCTCGCTGCCCCTGACGCTGGCGCTGGGTGCCTGGCTCGCCGCCAGTCTCGACCGGCTCGCGCCCGCGCTGTGGGGGCTGCCCGCAGCCGGTCCGCTGACGCCGCTGCGCGAGGCGGCGGCGCTGCTGGCGCAACAGACCATCCGCACCGAGCGGCCCGACCGACTGACCCTGCTGCTGGCCCCGGCGCTCTACCTGACGCTGGCGGCGGTGGGGCTGTCGGTCGTGCCGCTGTGGCCGGGTGTGGCGCCCATCGAAAGCCCCGTCGGCATCGTCATCTGGGGCAGTTGCGAGGCGCTGACCATCATCGCCGTCTTCCTGCATGGCTGGTCGCCGAACGCGCCCTTTCCGCTGATCGGTGCCTATCGCTATGTCGCCATCGCGCTGCCGGTCATGCTGCCCTCGATGTTCGTGCTGATCGCGGCCGCGCTGCCCGCAGGGTCGCTGTCGGTCACCGCCATCGTCGCCAGTCAGGAGCCATTGTGGAACGTGTTGCGCCAGCCGATGGGCCTGCCGCTGTTTCTGCTGGTCGGGCTGACCCTGACCCTGCGCGGGCCGTTCGATTACGCCGACGGCGCGGACATCGCCGATGGCACCTCGGCCGAGGACAGCGGCGCGGGGCGTGCGCTGTGGCAGTTCGCGCGGCTGTCGATGCTGGTCGCCTTCTCGGCCATGGCGGCGGCGGTGTTTCTGGGCGGGCCGCTGGGTCCGTGGCTGCCGGGACCGGTCTGGCTGTGGCTGAAGACGGCGGCGGTGATGGCGCTGACGGTGCTGCTGGGTCACGCGGTGGCGCGCACCAGCCCCAGCCGGATGTTGGGCCTGCTGTGGGTGGTGGCGCTGCCGCTGTCCTTCCTGCATCTGGCGATTGCGGGGGTGCTGGCGCTGTGA